The Deinococcus proteolyticus MRP DNA segment TCGCCCATGAACTGCGTGCGCCCCTGGCGGCCCTGCGCGGGTACGCAGATGCCATGCAGGACGGCGTGATGACCCCTGAACACGCCGCGCAGTCCATTTCCCGTGAAATCGGGGCGATGGACAGACTGGTGCGCGACCTGAGCCTGGTGTCCCGCGTGGAAGCAGGCAAGGTGGAATTGCACCTGAAAGCCATAGACCCGCAGGGACTGTTGCAGATTATGCGGGAGCGTTTCGCCACCCCTTTCGAGGACAAGGGCGTGCAACTTCAGATTACCGACGCCGTACTCCCCCAGATTAAGGCTGATGAGGAGCGCACCCTGCAAGTGCTGACTAACCTGCTCAGTAACGCCCTGCGACACACGCCAGCGGGCGGCAAAGTCAGCGTCACGGTGCAGACAGAGGCAGCATTGCTGAAGTTCAACGTTCAGGACACGGGTACGGGGATTCCCGCCGAACACCTGCCGCGCATCTTTGAGCGGTTTTACCGTGCTGATCCTGCACGTTCCCGCAATGAAGGTGGGAGCGGGGTGGGTCTCACCATTGCCAAAGGGCTGGTCGAGGCGATGGGCGGGGAGATGTGGGTGGTGTCTAACGTGGGGCAGGGCAGCGTATTTTCCTTTACTCTGCCTACCTTCACAGTCCTGAAGAGCAACTCGTGATGCGATCACTGGACAGCTCAATAGCTTGGAGTGCGTCTTTATAGCTGGTAATACGTTCCCCTAGCACAATTTGAGTTATTGCAGCCGCATCGTGGTGATACACGTATCGCTGCCCGCCTGGGTGTTCAGCGTTCCAGTGATGATTTTGCCGCCCATTTTGAGGGTGACCTGCTAGGTCTGATTGCAATCTAGCCACAGTTCCAGAAAGCCGTTATGGAGGGTTGACTGTTTTTCCTGCTTGGATTTTCACCAGCACGCTACGCTGACGGAGGTCTTGAACAGTCCGCTCTGGCACCTGGACATGAAGTGCGTTGAGCGCGATGACAACGAACCTCTGTCTGGCAGGGAGTGCCACGGCTTTCTGGTTGCTGCCGGGAAACTTGAACACGACGGCTTCAGGGGACACGAAACTCTGCAAGCCGCCTGCATTGTGCCATTGGTTCGCCTTAACAAGTTGGGGGCAGGCCACTGAATTGCACGGGACTAGGAGCCGCTGTTTGGGCAGCAGACAGGGAGGCCAGCGTAAAGAGAAGTGTCACGGTCACTTTATTCATGACCATGACGCTAAGACGTTGATGTTCAGCGTGTGTAAAGCGGCACTCAGGCCAGGAGTTTCTGGCAGGCGGCTTCACAGCGGCGGCAGCATTCAGCACATATTTCGCAGTGCTTCATGCCCATCTTGGCGTGAGACTCGCATTCCTGGGCGCACGCCTGACACGCGGCCACGCACGCCTGCAACTGGGCGCGAATCACCGCTTCGTCACCCTGCCCCACGCGGCTCAGGACGCCTGCTGTGGCGGCGCACACGTCCGCGCACTGGCCGTTCAGCGTGATGCACTTCGTCAGGTGGGCCAGGTGTTCCGTTTCATTCAGGCAGGCGTCGGCGCAGATGGTGCAGCAACCAGTGCACTCCAGACAGGCACTGATGCATTCGGCCAGACTGCCGGAATCGAACTTACCGGGTTTCGGGTGGGTGCTGAGCATGGCAGAAATGGTGTTCATGGGTCTCTCCTTGAGCTTGAGGAACCCGGCTGTCCGGGCCGGATTCGCAGGGGTGGGAATGGACTGCCTACACCCTAGACCGTGATTTGTTCAGCTTCTGTAAAGCTCCGGTGTCCATGAAGGCACGCTGAATGTCGTGCTGGAGAGCCAAACCTTTACACAAGCTGAATATGGTCGGCGCAGGCTTTAGACATGAAAACCAGATTTGGTGTGTTGACCATCCTTCTCGCCTCTAACGTGGTTGCCCAGGACACCATGCCCGGCATGAACATGGGAACGCCCACTGCGCCCAGCATTCATGACCAACACCACCCGGCAGCCAGCCCCAATATCAGCAGTTTGCCGGAGACACCCATCAGGGTTCTGTCAGGTTAAGTTTTCGTAGGACTGGTGGGGGTCGGGCAGCCTGATGGATCAGGCCGCGAGAAGTGCGACCTCGTTCCAGGTTTGAAAAGCGGCTTTCTGATTGCTTCGTCTGGTTTCGGCAGTCACGGTTGTTCGAGTGTGTTGATGCAGATTGCTGGTTCTAGCGTGTAAGTCGAGGAAATTCTGCGCTCTGCTGATACTCTTGAAGCCTTTCTGACTTCGTTCCTGGCTCCGAGTTGGTCGATGCGACTGCTCAACCAAATTGTTGCACCTGGCAGTGGAAATCACCTCACGGTGCTCTGCACCGTGAAGCTCAGGCAGTTCTCGGATCGCTGCACTGTAGCTACCAAGTTTATCCGTATGGATCGCGGTTGGAACCTCATTCGTGATCAGAAGCGTGGCAAAGAACGTCTTCGCCGCCTCCGTATCACGATGTTCTTGCAGAAGAACGTCCAGCACAGCGCCGTGCTCATCGACTGCACGCCATAACCATTGCTTTACACCCTTGATTTTCACGCACACCTCGTCTAGGTGCCAACGGGAACCACGCTGTGGTTCCCGTTTCTTCAGTTCCTTGGTAAGGTTGGGGCCGAATTTGTCACACCAGTCACGGATCGTTTCGTGGCTGACTTGAATACCTCGCTGGAAAAGCAATTCTTCGATATCTCGGTAGCTCAAGGTAAAGCGGTGGTAGAGCCAGACCGCGTGCTGAATGATGCTCTTGGGAAAACGATGGCGGTAAGGCTTAGGGTCAGCAGGCACAGCAGACCAGCCTATCCGAATTTAACCTGACAGAACCTTCCGGGGAGCTGAGGTGAGCAAGAGAGACAGGAGTGGGCCAAGAAGAGACTGACCGCGTCGGCGCAGATTGTGCATGGCCTGGAAGAACCCGAGATAGAGCGGGAGCCACCGTTGCGAGATACCCCGGTGTGGACGCAGCCATGAGCGGAGTAAGCTCCACACACCTTCAATGGTGTTGACATGAACCTCGTTAATGCCGTCCCCATCGTCGTCGCGAGCATACTCACCGTCACCGTGAATCACGGTGACGTGTCCATAACCCCACTCCGTCAATCGGTTATAGATCGCGTATTCATCGGTGTTGACCACAGTAGATGCGGTGATAGCAGCGGTGATAAGGGGTTGTATGGTGCGTTGCTGAACGTTGTCACATAGGTGCAGAACGAGTTTCCCACCGCGCTCTATCATGCCCAGTACAGGCGGTTTATCGGAGGCGGCTGTGCCGCGTCCTCGTCTCCCTTTCAGGCGTCGTCTACGAGCAGCTCGGCCGTTTTTTTAACGAGCTGAGACTGGCCCTTGTGTCCAGCGACGATGTACACCTCGTCGATTTCGACCGTTCCGGAGAGTTGGGGCGTGTCGCTGCGTTCGACCACACCCTGTCTGAGTGTACGAGTCATGTCCTGCACGTCGTTTTCGTTCAATCCCAGTTCTTGAGCAATCTGGCGGTTACTGAGATTCAAGCCCATCAGGTACAAGCACCCGACCCACTGACGCAAGGGTTGATGATGGCCTGCGAACACGGTTCCCGTCAGGTCATCAAACTTGCGCTGGCAGTGCAGACAGCGATACCGCTGTCTGCACCGCTGAGTGTCATCGCGGCCTTGCTTGGTGACGTACGGATTGGCACAGTGTGGGCACTGCACGCCATTCGGCCATCTCAGCTCGCGAACCACGGAGAAGCACTTTTCGTCGTCTAGAAGACGAATCAGGTTCAACACAGCCTCTATTTTACTGAAGGCTCTTCAGCTCCCCGGAATCCGTGATGAGCCTACGCTTATTGTCGCTCCTAGGGCAGATGGAAGTCCTCTCTACTGTTCTTCTGGAATGCCATCACGCGAACCAACCCACTCTAGTAACTGAAATTGCGGCGGCAGGGATCATTACCGTCCAAGTGGAACGCGCCCTGATGGAAGAAGCGGATGCTTATCCGAACACCATCCTGAGCTTGCAAGACAGGCAATGCCTTATTCATGCCCGTAACAGTGGCAGGATTCTCCTCAGTGGCGATATCCAGTTTCGTTCAGTGGCAGCCGAGGAGGGTGTCCGCTGCTACAGTCCAGTTTGGCTAGTGGAGCAGGCACATCAGCTTGGACATGTACCCGCGATTGATCTCTGTCGCTGGCTGTCAACGTGGCCTTTGCGTCAACGGCGGTTCCCTCAGGCAGATTTAGTTCGACTCAGACGGCTTATAGATTGCCTAAGCGTTCAGCATTAGTGTGCCAGCCATGTGGATCAAGGCGGGTTGAACTACAAGCGGTTGAACATAGGACTAGAGAAGATCGGTGTCCCAGGGATTCAGTCAGACAGAGAAAAGCTAATCCCGTGCGACCAGACGGCTTCGCACGGGATTAGCTTTTCTGTTTACAGGCCGCGTTTTTTCAGCCACTGGCGGTAATCGTACATTTCCTGTGCCTGGGCCTTAACGATGTCACGGGCCAGCTTCAGCACCGTCTGGTCACTGCCCTGCTGCAAGGCCAGGTTCGCCATGTCCACCGCTGAGGCGTGGTGCGGGATCATGCCCTGCACGAAAGCCACATCGGGTGTTTTCGAGGACTTCACCATGCTCGCCATGCCCTGCATGCTGCCTGACATCATTTTCGCCATGTTAGCGTCGGTGCCGCCGTTGGCTTTCAGCCAGGCGCTCATCTGGTTGATTTCGCGGTTCTGATCCTTGATTACGGCATTGGCCCAGGTTTTTACCGTGGCGTCTTTGGAGACAGGTAGAACGGCCTTTGCCATGTCCACAGCAGCCTGGTGGTGCGGAATCATGGCGCTCATGAATGCGCGGTCAAAAGCCTTGCCCTGGAGTTTTTTCATGCCGCTGAGATCCATTGACGACATGTCGGACATGTGCATGCTGCTATGATTCATGCCCTGAGCTTGTGCCAGCGGAAACGCGAGCAGAACGGCAGTTGCGGTAAGGAGGATGGTCTTTTTTGGTTTCACCACTCCACCGTAATGGGTTCATGTTAAGTTTCTGTTTCGGGTAGTGGCTGTACCAACGTGATCTACTGACAGGATGCCGGAGTGCCCAGCCTGTCAAAGCACACACACTGTCAAAAATGGGAAGGCCAAAAAATGGCACCCAGACCTACTTATGTAAGGGTTGTGGCCGTCGTTTCCACCCGGAGGCCCGCCCTATAGCGCACAGTGAAGCGACCCGGCAACAAATTCTTGATGCTGTCCACGAGCGGATGAGTCTGAGAGGAGTACAGCGCGTCTTTGGTGTTCACCGCAACACCGTGATCCGGTGGATAAAAAAGGGGCCCGTGAAGTGATGCAGACTGGTACAGTCTGCATGACACCTCCAGAAGAAGTGGTCATTGAGCTGGATGAAATGTGGACCTTCGTTGCCAAGAAAAACAGACGAGGTGGATCTGGATTGCCCTGGAGCGCAGCACCCGCAGGGTGCTGGCCTGGGTATTGGGTGACCGCAGTGAGCAAACAGCGTTCAAGCTCTGGGAACGCTTACCATTGTCCCTTGAGCAGCGACTGAAAGGGACGTTTTGCACCGATCTGTGGCGAGCCTACGATGAACCGCTCTTGGGGGTAAAGCGGCTAACCCGGAAGGGAGAAACGAATCATGTCGAACGATTGAACTGCACGCTGAGACAGCGGCTGGGTCGGCTTGTTCGTAAGTCGTTGTCTTTCTCGAAGACGGACGAAATGCTCGAAGCCAGCCTGACTCTGGCCTTCCACCGATACAACTTGTCACGTTGATGCAGCCACTACCGAAATGTGGACCTTCGTTGCCAAGAAAAAACAGACGAGGTGGATCTGGATTGCCCTGGAGCGCAGCACCCGCAGGGTGCTGGCCTGGGTATTGGGTGACCGCAGTGAGCAAACAGCGTTCAAGCTCTGGGAACGCTTACCATTGTCCCTTGAGCAGCGACTGAAAGGGACGTTTTGCACCGATCTGTGGCGAGCCTACGATGAACCGCTCTTGGGGGTAAAGCGGCTAACCCGGAAGGGAGAAACGAATCATGTCGAACGATTGAACTGCACGCTGAGACAGCGGCTGGGTCGGCTTGTTCGTAAGTCGTTGTCTTTCTCGAAGACGGACGAAATGCTCGAAGCCAGCCTGACTCTGGCCTTCCACCGATACAACTTGTCACGTTGATGCAGCCACTACCGAAAAGGGGTACCCGATATACGCCAGCTGTCGCTGCTGAAGGTTGGCAGATGAACACCCGACGACATAGTTGAGCGATTTGGCCCCTCCACCGACGACATAGTTGAGCGATTCGGCCGATTTATCGACGACATAGTTGAGCGATTGTGCTTTCTCTGCCGACGACATAGTTGAGCGATTCGGGGGTAGGGCCACGACATAGTTGAGCGATTCTCGACGACATAGTTGAGCGATTGGCCACGACATAGTTGAGCGATTCGGGGGTAAGGCTACGACATAGTTGAACGATTTGGCCCCTCCACCGACGACATAGTCGAGCGATTACGACGACATAGTTGAGCGAAAAACAGCTGGAATGCCGTCTGGAACGTGTCTAGCTTCGGCTGCTTGATGATGACATCAATCTTTTAAATCAAATAATCTTTCTTCAAAGAAGTAGAATCATCAATCAAGGAGACCCCGTCCATGCCCCTGAACGAGAAGACTGCTGCCACCCAGATCGACGAGCTCAATCTTTCGCAGCTCAATCTCATCTCAGCGGTAGACAAGGCGGAGAACAGCGAGTGGGAAGTCAGCTATGAGCATGGTGGCCGTGTCGTTCAGATTCGCTGCGAAGCCCTGCCCAAGTACTCCGTACCGCATGGCCTCGACAACGACGTCAGTGCAGCCCTCATCAACCTCTTCATGGATAGCGGCATGCCGGAGGACGGCCGGTTCACCATCAGTGCCACGGCACTGCTGAGGCTCTGCGGCTGGCACAATACGGGTCACTACCATGCGACGCTCAAGACCTCTCTTGAGCGCCTGCATACCTCCTCGTATACGGTCAGCGGCGGCTGGCGTGACCATCCACGCGGGCGCTGGACCCATGCCAAGTTTCATTTCATCGAATCCCTGCAGTTCACGACGGCCGGCTCAGGTCAGTTTGACGAACGGACCGTCATCAAGGGCCGGCTGGCGGACGCGCTTATCGAGAGTCTGCGGGGCGGTTACGTCAAACCACTGGATTCTGAGTTTATGCTCTCGCTGTCCAGGCCCAGAACGCGGGTGCTGTACCGCATTCTCGACGGTGCCCGGTATGACCCGGAGAATCTGGAGCAGTACCGTGACCAGTATGAGGTCGGACTGCTGGCCTGGGCCGAGCAGTGCCGGATTCCCAACTCCGTTCCTGGGAACGTGCGCCGCGCACTCAGCGGTCCACATGAGGAACTGGTCGAGCGAGGGTATCTGCGCTCGGTCACCATTTCCGGCCGCGGGAAGCAGCAGCGAATCCGGTACGAGTTCAACGAGAATTTCATCCAGGTCAATCCGGCACTCCTGCAGAGGCTGCAAGGTTACGGCATCGCCGACGGGGTCGCCAGGCGGCTGAGCAACGAATTGGGCAGTGCGGCCCTCCACGCCCATATGGACCGGTTCGACTGGTTGGTCAGGACAGGGGTGCTGGTCGTCAAGAAGAGCCGTGCGGCAGCGCTGATGCATCTGATCCAGCATCCCGACGAGTATCCTTACCCCCTACAAGCTCCTGAGAAGGCCGAGAAGGCCCCTGCGAAGGCAAAAGCGGCCAGGAACCCCGAGCCGCTTCTCGAACCCCCTTCAGTGGCCCAGGAGTTCGCCAAGCTGAGTGTGGAGGAGGCCGCCGAGCGTGGCATCTCCAGACTCGGCTTCCACTTCAGGCAGGACCTCTCCCCTCTCCTGCTCGACCAGCTCCGCCAGGCATTTCTGGACGGCCGGCTTTCGCCGGCGGCGGTGCTGGAAGACGCCATGGCAGCCGTCGCACGGATGAAAAAGGCCGAATTCCTAGAGGCTCTGCGAGAGAAACTGGAACTTCGCCACTGAATCGCTGAACCCTAACCGTCCGGAAACACTAAGACGACTCTGTGTGATCGTGAGCCGACGGCACCGTCAACGGACTGTGCTCTCACCAAGCAGTTCGGCCAACTGCTCCAGCAGACGGCGAGCCTTTCTCTGCTGGCGACCGTCCAATTGGCGTAACCGTTCTTCTGTAAGCCCTTGCTGCACTTCCTGCGCCTTGCTTCCCCAGTCATATTCCTCATGGGGCACCGGCTTGGCTTTCGCGGCACTTCGGTGCTTGCGCAGCGCCTCCTCCAGGTCGCTGCGGCTCCATTCACCGGACACCAGCTTAGGGAGCCACTGCTGCTGCTGACGCTTTTCAACACCTCTGATGAGCAGTACGGCTGCGTAGGAGGCTCCGTGCTCGATGGCTTCTATCAAGTGGGGGTCCAAACGCAGCAGAGGAAGGTAGTGCCGCTGGTAGGTTCTTAGCGTCATATCCTTGTTGAGGAGGCCCAGCGCTGCGTCCATCGCCCGGAGTACCTCTTCTTCAGGACGCTTGCTGGAAAGGGCCTTCCTGACCTTATCGGCAGGCTGTTCCAGCTCGGCGGCGGCCAACTCGATAACGGCACGGGCAATCTCGTAGGCGTTCAGGTCTTCACGCTGCAGGTTCTCGGCCAGGCCCACCAGCAGAGCTTCGCGGTCAGTGAACTCGCGGACGACCGCCGGTATTTTGGTCAGCCCCGCCTCCTGACTGGCACGCCAGCGCCTCTCCCCTGCTATCAGTTCGAAGCGGTCTTCTCCGAGCGGACGCACCAGGATCGGCTGCAGCACACCGTGCTCACGGATGTCTTCTACCAGTGAAGCGAGATTCGAGAAATCCCTCCTGGCCTGATAGGGACTTGGCGAGATTTGACCGATAGGCAGTTGACGGGCGGCGCGCCGCTCTCCCTCGTTCTGACGAATGCCCTCGACATTACTCTGCGCCGCGGCGACGATGGCGGCCAGTTGACTGCTCGGCTTACGGGCACTCATGCTTGCACCCGGCTGAGAAGCGCATCTACCGCTGCAGCAATTTCAGCGTGTGCCTCTTTTTGCTTTGGCTCGATAGGACGGCTTTCTACCTGGGCATCACCGTAGATGGCTGGACGGTGGATAATGGGTCCCGCGAGCTGTTCCCCTATCAGCTGACTGTAGGCGTCCTGCACGTCCCTGCTGGTGTTGTTATGGGTGGCCTGGGTCACCAGGTACATCGCCACTTCCAGATTCTCGTTGGTATCCGAGTAGCGTTCGATGGCTTCGCGCACTCCGGCAATGGCGTCCAACCCTTTTCGGCTGGCTGGAAGAGGCACGATCAGCCAGTCGGCAGCGTTGGCTCCGTTGGCGGTCAATTTACCCAGGCTTGGCGGCGCGTCCAGCAGAATAAAGTCGTAGTCTCCGGAGGCCCTCACCTTGTCGATGGCCTTTTTCAGACGACCTTCCGGGTTGTGGAGGGCGGCCAGCAGAACGTCTACCTGTGCGAGGTCCAGATGGCTGGGAATGATATCCATCCCGAAGGCGTGCTGTGGTGTAGGCAGCGGCGCACCGTCGCGGAGGACCGGCACGATGGTCTGCTCTACCGGCAGGCCCACGACACCGAGCCAGTAGGTGAGATTTGCCTGCGGGTCCAGATCTACCAGCAGAATCCGGTAGCCGCGCCGCGCCAGCTCTGCGCCGATATCACGGGTGGTGGTCGTCTTCCCCGCGCCACCTGCGTGAATAAACGTCATGATGACTTGGGTCCTTGCCTGTTGGGTCATAAGAACATTCTGTGTGTTCTGGCGTTCATCTGCAACCGGCGACACTGGTGTCGCCGTAGAGGAATCTCTAGTTCTTGAACGCCGCCTTGAGTTATCTGGCGGATATCTCTGTGCTCGAAATCTGGCGACACTGGTGTCGCCCCACAGAAACTTAATACCATTTGTAGAATGGTCGCAGTCAACGTGCCCGTTTGGCAGTTTGTCGCTTGCGGCCCGAGATCGTCGCCCGTAAAGGTTCCCAAGCCGGCAAGTACCGAAGAGGCAAGACGGCCGATATGTGATTCAAGCTGGTCCCGTAAAGCGCTTATCTGCACGGTCAAGACCCTGTCGAGGTTGTGATGAACCTCAGCCGCTCATCCATCTGGACAATGTCTTCGGCCTGGGGCTGGTGGATAAGGCCTCTCGAACTGGGCAAAGCTCTGAGAAGGCGTTGATGTGCTGGAAACACACATGACCTACTCGGTCTGGACGAACGGCCCCAGCCATACCGCTTGGCCGGCTGGTTGAGGGTGATGCATCCCATAAGCCCCGTCATCTCGTAAGACTGCGCAGTTTGGCCGCCAGAGCCGCGTAGAAGTGCGGCTGGTGAAAGTAGGCCAGGTGTTCGTCCTGAACTTGCCCACCCAGTGGAAAGGGCGCGTCGTGGGCGGAGGGAATGCTGCCCTCAGCGCGAAAGCTGAGCAGGTCACCATAACTCCAGACATTCCACAGGTAGCCCAAATGGTTTAGCAGGGGCGAGGCATCTGCATGATTTGTGCTTGCGGGAAAGTGGTCTTCCAACATTAGGCCCAGTTCTTTGAACAGCCCAAGCTGGCTGCCCACCGCACACCACAGGTCCACCCGCAAGTCCGCCAGGTCGGGCCGCGCAGGCACCACGCTGCTCAGCACGTCGTAGACCAGTTGCCCACCCAGACTGTGGCTCAGCACCACCAGGGGTTCGCCACTGCGTTTGGCGGTAGCGTCTGCTTGCTGGAGCGCAGCCAGTACCCGCTCCAGGACTGGTCCAGGCTGCTCAGGGGTGCCACGCAAGGTGAAGTAGGTCAGCGCGTCGCCCAGGAAAATCGGTCCGAAGTCTTCGAGTGGGCGGCGTACTCCCCGGAAAGCCTGTTGCAGACGTCCCCGCCGCCGTTCTTCCCAGCGCAGCAGCAGAGCCGAAAGTTGTGGAGTTGAGCGCAGTGTAGTGTGATTCTGACGGCGGGCTTCTACAGCGGCCAGCAGCACTTCACTGCGCGCCGGTTCGGAAAGTTCAGCAGCCAGAAGCCGCACTGTCTGGTCCTCCGCCGTCAGGGCGGCGGCTTCTATGGTCGCGGGCCACAGTGCGGCGGGCGTTTGGGGCAGCAGGCGGTCTTCCAGCCACTGCGCTTGTGCCTGAGCCGAGGCTTCCAGCGGATGCGGCACGGGCGGTGATTCAGGTTCGAAGGTCCCCCGAAAGCGCCCGCCACCACGGTAGGTGGCTCCCAGGTCGCCCCAGTAGAGCCACTCCAGACTCACGTCCTGCGGCGCATCTGGGCGCATGACAGGCGCGACATACTCGCGCAGCAGGGCCGAAATAGCCGTCCAGTCGACCCCGCTTGTCAGGCTGTGCAGGGTTTTGAATTCAGGCGCGTCTTCCTGACGAATGGCGACTCCGTGGACAAACAGCAGCGGCATGGTTGCCTCATCATCCAGCATCTGGGCGGCGATTGACTACGGGGGAGGGTACGTCCTGGGGAGCTGTGAATCTCGGCCGCTTATCAGGTAGGATGCAGCCCCCAATCAAATGGCGACACCAGTGTCGCCGTATAGGAATCTCCGACCATTGGCGGCTTGCTGCATACGGAGCGTCGCTGTGCGGAGAAGCGCTTTGCTTAGGCCTCTTTAGCCACCCCAGCTTCCGCCAGAGCCAGGACGTCCTGCGGTTTCAGCACGCCTTTGAACCAGACGGTGCGGCCCCTGAAATCCGAATGTTTGACTCCCGCCTTGTCGAGGTTGAGGCGTTCCGAGACACAGACGATAACGTCGTCACGGCCCGACTTGCGGAGCAGTTCGAACTTCTTTCGCAGGTACTCCGGTCTCCAGTACCCCACGATTTCCACCAGCACACTGCGGCCATCCGGATGCTCCAGGCGGAAATCGGGCAGGATGACTCCACCAGGAACGGGCACCAGGTCCACTTCACGTTCCAGAGTCCATTCGGTGTCCAGCCTGCTGAAGCGCTCGGCGAAGCCCGCT contains these protein-coding regions:
- a CDS encoding IS6 family transposase; its protein translation is MPADPKPYRHRFPKSIIQHAVWLYHRFTLSYRDIEELLFQRGIQVSHETIRDWCDKFGPNLTKELKKREPQRGSRWHLDEVCVKIKGVKQWLWRAVDEHGAVLDVLLQEHRDTEAAKTFFATLLITNEVPTAIHTDKLGSYSAAIRELPELHGAEHREVISTARCNNLVEQSHRPTRSQERSQKGFKSISRAQNFLDLHARTSNLHQHTRTTVTAETRRSNQKAAFQTWNEVALLAA
- a CDS encoding ParB/RepB/Spo0J family partition protein; this translates as MSARKPSSQLAAIVAAAQSNVEGIRQNEGERRAARQLPIGQISPSPYQARRDFSNLASLVEDIREHGVLQPILVRPLGEDRFELIAGERRWRASQEAGLTKIPAVVREFTDREALLVGLAENLQREDLNAYEIARAVIELAAAELEQPADKVRKALSSKRPEEEVLRAMDAALGLLNKDMTLRTYQRHYLPLLRLDPHLIEAIEHGASYAAVLLIRGVEKRQQQQWLPKLVSGEWSRSDLEEALRKHRSAAKAKPVPHEEYDWGSKAQEVQQGLTEERLRQLDGRQQRKARRLLEQLAELLGESTVR
- a CDS encoding replication initiator protein A; this translates as MPLNEKTAATQIDELNLSQLNLISAVDKAENSEWEVSYEHGGRVVQIRCEALPKYSVPHGLDNDVSAALINLFMDSGMPEDGRFTISATALLRLCGWHNTGHYHATLKTSLERLHTSSYTVSGGWRDHPRGRWTHAKFHFIESLQFTTAGSGQFDERTVIKGRLADALIESLRGGYVKPLDSEFMLSLSRPRTRVLYRILDGARYDPENLEQYRDQYEVGLLAWAEQCRIPNSVPGNVRRALSGPHEELVERGYLRSVTISGRGKQQRIRYEFNENFIQVNPALLQRLQGYGIADGVARRLSNELGSAALHAHMDRFDWLVRTGVLVVKKSRAAALMHLIQHPDEYPYPLQAPEKAEKAPAKAKAARNPEPLLEPPSVAQEFAKLSVEEAAERGISRLGFHFRQDLSPLLLDQLRQAFLDGRLSPAAVLEDAMAAVARMKKAEFLEALREKLELRH
- a CDS encoding DUF305 domain-containing protein — its product is MVKPKKTILLTATAVLLAFPLAQAQGMNHSSMHMSDMSSMDLSGMKKLQGKAFDRAFMSAMIPHHQAAVDMAKAVLPVSKDATVKTWANAVIKDQNREINQMSAWLKANGGTDANMAKMMSGSMQGMASMVKSSKTPDVAFVQGMIPHHASAVDMANLALQQGSDQTVLKLARDIVKAQAQEMYDYRQWLKKRGL
- a CDS encoding ParA family protein, which codes for MTQQARTQVIMTFIHAGGAGKTTTTRDIGAELARRGYRILLVDLDPQANLTYWLGVVGLPVEQTIVPVLRDGAPLPTPQHAFGMDIIPSHLDLAQVDVLLAALHNPEGRLKKAIDKVRASGDYDFILLDAPPSLGKLTANGANAADWLIVPLPASRKGLDAIAGVREAIERYSDTNENLEVAMYLVTQATHNNTSRDVQDAYSQLIGEQLAGPIIHRPAIYGDAQVESRPIEPKQKEAHAEIAAAVDALLSRVQA
- a CDS encoding sensor histidine kinase; protein product: MRFFPRLLLSHLLVILLAVLGMFLSAELVAPNFYREHVNRMAAMMTGMIGTANHELRLDLETGLRTTLTSALLASLPLAGGVAIVTAWLVSRRLGRSVQLLDEGSRALAQGNYARRLPETGQDELSDLAHNFNVMAGALEQVEQGRVELIGNVAHELRAPLAALRGYADAMQDGVMTPEHAAQSISREIGAMDRLVRDLSLVSRVEAGKVELHLKAIDPQGLLQIMRERFATPFEDKGVQLQITDAVLPQIKADEERTLQVLTNLLSNALRHTPAGGKVSVTVQTEAALLKFNVQDTGTGIPAEHLPRIFERFYRADPARSRNEGGSGVGLTIAKGLVEAMGGEMWVVSNVGQGSVFSFTLPTFTVLKSNS